Part of the Schaalia odontolytica genome is shown below.
CGGCATCCTGTACACCCTCGGAGCAATCGTCTACGGCATGAAGAAACCCGACCCTTCCCCCACGTGGTTCGGCTTCCACGAGATCTTCCACGCCTTTACGGTCGCGGCGTGGGCGTGTCACTGCGTCGCCGTCTACCTGGCGGTCCTGTGGGCCTAAGACGCCACGCGCAGCGCTTGCCGTGACGGCCTCCGGACTTGCTACACTCGAGACCATGCGCGTCGGCACCCGTGTGTCGGCGCTTCACTACTGACACGTCATTGGAGGAACCATGGCTGACACACAGTGGCTGACGCAGGCCCAGTACGACCTGCTGGCGAACGAACTGAAGGAACGCATCGAGGTCAAGCGCGTCGAGATCGCGCGCCTCATCGACGCGGCCCGTCAGGAAGGCGACCTGCGCGAGAACGGCGGATACCACGCCGCACGCAACGAGCAGTCCATGAACGAGACCCGCATCCAGGCCCTCCAGGAGATGCTCGAGCACGCCGAGGTCGGCGAAACACCCGCCGACGACGGCATCGTCGAGCCCGGCATGGTTGTCACCGCCCTCGTGGCGGGCCGCGAGCAGACCTTCCTGCTCGGTTCGCGCGACGCGGGTGGCGACCTGGGGATCCAGGTCTTCTCCGCTCAGGCGCCCCTCGGCGCGGCAGTCATCGGCCACAAGGCCGGGGACAAGCTCTCCTTCGAGGCTCCCACGGGGCGCATGATCGACGTCGAGATCTTGGATGCCAAGCCCTTCGAGGGCTAGGCGACACAGGCAGCGATATAGCGTGCGGGTCCCGCCAGGCGGCGGGACCCGCACGCTATGCGTGAGAGACACTCAGGGCCGCACGGGAGTCTCGTCCTCCGGCATTTCTTTGTCTCCCGCTGCCGTCGCAGAAGCGCCGACGCTCTGGGCGCCCTCGTTGGCCTGCGCCTCGCCTCCTGCCCGCTCGGGCGCCCCGTCTGCGGCCTCGTTGGCACGTGCCACGTAGGGGCGCGTATCGGGCTTACCCGCATACGAGGCGGCGATCTCCTGCTCGAGGGTTCCCGGAGATCCCCCTGGGCGGTTCTGAGCGGTTGCCAGCTCGGGCATCGGATCGTAGCCGTGCAGGTACATGACGGTGGCGTTGATGAATGCGGCGATCGGCACGGAGAAGACCGCCCCCGCAATGCCGGCGATTGCCGAACCCGCGGTGATGACCAGCATGACGGCCACGGGGTGCAGGGACACGGCATTGGACATCATGAAGGGCTGAAGGATGTTGGACTCAACCTGCTGGACGACCAGGATGATGACCAGCATGATGATGGCCTTCGTCAGGCCCCCGTTCACGGCGGCGACGAGAACGGCAATCACGCCCGAGGTCAGGGCGCCGAGGATCGGGACGAACGCGGCGAAGAACGTGATCACGCCGATCGGGATGGCCAGGGGGACACCGAGGAAGAAGGCACCCAAGGCGATGCCGATGGCGTCGATCGCCGCGACCTGAATTTGGGTGCGCACGTACGATCCGAAGGTCGCCCATCCCCGAATCGAGCTCTCGTAGACGGGAACGCGGGCGCGCGCAGGAAGCAGGCGCACGCACCACAGCCAAATCGAGCGTCCCTCTTTCAGGAAGAAGAACAGGCAGAACAGCATGGTCAACCCGGAGGTTGCCAGCGTCCCCACGGAAGAGGTGATGTTGAGTGCACCCGTCGCCAGGGCCTCCTTGTTGGTGTTGAGCCAGCCGACGAGCTCGGAGCGCAGCTGATCGACCCAGTGGTTGAGGACCGTGGTGTCGATCTTGAGCGGCCCGTTTTTCAAGAACTCGTTGTGCGTGATCGTATCGAGCAGCGCGCGGAAGCCGTCAGCGGCCTGGGTTGCCAGCTGCGGAACCTGCTGGATCAGTTCGGCCGCGGCCTGACTGAGCGCGCCCGTGATGACCGCAAAGAAGACCAGCAGACCGACAGCGGCCGCCAGCGACGGCGGGAAATGCAGCTTGCGTCGCATCCACGACACGAGGGGTTCGAGCAGCACGGCAACCGTCAGCGCGATGGCGACGGGCATGATGACGATCGTCAGCCGGGCGGCGCCCCATAGGACGGCGGCGACGAGGCCCACGACGACCAGGGTGCGCCACGAGATCGCCGCGGCGACGCGGAGGGTGCGCGGGACCGCGTTGGCGGCATCCTTCTCATCCTGCAGTTCCTCGCGTACGGAAACGAAGACGGGGGCGGGCGCCGGATGCTCGGCGTTCTTCGCGGGCAGGACGGCAGTGAGCCGCCCCATCAGGTCGGACAGCTTCCAGCGCGGTTGGTCATGTGTGTCGGCCACGGAACCTCCTCTGTTTCCTCCCTAAGCCTACCCGCATGGCCTCGCTTTTCCACGCTTCGCGCGCTCAGCGAGCGAGCCGGCAGGCTGTGGTGGTGAAATGAG
Proteins encoded:
- the greA gene encoding transcription elongation factor GreA produces the protein MADTQWLTQAQYDLLANELKERIEVKRVEIARLIDAARQEGDLRENGGYHAARNEQSMNETRIQALQEMLEHAEVGETPADDGIVEPGMVVTALVAGREQTFLLGSRDAGGDLGIQVFSAQAPLGAAVIGHKAGDKLSFEAPTGRMIDVEILDAKPFEG
- a CDS encoding AI-2E family transporter gives rise to the protein MADTHDQPRWKLSDLMGRLTAVLPAKNAEHPAPAPVFVSVREELQDEKDAANAVPRTLRVAAAISWRTLVVVGLVAAVLWGAARLTIVIMPVAIALTVAVLLEPLVSWMRRKLHFPPSLAAAVGLLVFFAVITGALSQAAAELIQQVPQLATQAADGFRALLDTITHNEFLKNGPLKIDTTVLNHWVDQLRSELVGWLNTNKEALATGALNITSSVGTLATSGLTMLFCLFFFLKEGRSIWLWCVRLLPARARVPVYESSIRGWATFGSYVRTQIQVAAIDAIGIALGAFFLGVPLAIPIGVITFFAAFVPILGALTSGVIAVLVAAVNGGLTKAIIMLVIILVVQQVESNILQPFMMSNAVSLHPVAVMLVITAGSAIAGIAGAVFSVPIAAFINATVMYLHGYDPMPELATAQNRPGGSPGTLEQEIAASYAGKPDTRPYVARANEAADGAPERAGGEAQANEGAQSVGASATAAGDKEMPEDETPVRP